In Dromaius novaehollandiae isolate bDroNov1 chromosome 2, bDroNov1.hap1, whole genome shotgun sequence, one DNA window encodes the following:
- the DLEC1 gene encoding deleted in lung and esophageal cancer protein 1, translating into MSARAARPPLGTPSGGAWPPRPLAPPVLSPGNGPGLRRRGEAPGGGGRPEAVAERRQGRAGRGDPGARLGMAQHGLYPGMQDISHLLISTFKDLYTADVIGVDMETNLIKSRGGDDVYRETFTEELQKLLAEYNCRLTEADIVEENIIYAQERAIAEEERALNVLKADAGEDFHKIGLPPVASSFRWIVDNELLRKHHFTCPEDYITDKLPVTRAPKGKSEPGYVKETFSFKQHIASNSEDQMPTEIAHLHKKPGCLPDVSLSTVTLPSTPEPNYQTKRRSKSLCFSKKSNASQKPAWKDSTYCGADRESERACIARLEKRQNYLKNPRFFPLNALHGGKSLVISQEKVDENIARRKAEDKRSDTSFVPVFLANPPIVLFSDYEVGQVYEMTIELQNITSTCHHVRLIPPSTSAFAIGQGKFPGKGGIIAPGMTCQYTIQFIPEYLADYEDCISVETQASEPLLIPIQAKRPPPVLTLPHTIDCGSCLVGGIKVTQILCRNEGFSTGRFCIMPKKAWPSPNFRAVATVGFVTQDPFGIRPAFFELTPGQSTMIEVVFFPSFPEVSQQTYTIVCDNCQVNDFTVTGIGQLVALELLFVTGGESNPELGEITDVTAQHLIRFDPQNPHSSVEKNLIIRNSTHVELPFYWQIIKPNLQPLMPEGTADFMKLKYNRDTESAFSLNPKQGVLLPHADHEFVLTYAPRELKSYHSVIQMVLRDIPESHCLVKESVLQNIPEYKAEDVITMEIEVKGSTEPFQLLLEPYAIIIPGESFIGVNVRKPFKMWNNSKSSIKYTWEKIIACDIVEVEPYTGFIDMTECCEFELAITGGKPGCVSHNLHCKIEHSSEPVVLHVEAAFKGPLLSINIPSLQLGLIKWGDSVLRTFEIQNLCQLPARWRMQESRACLAERNEEVSPFTIHPSAGEIPPLGICSVSVQFTPLLCQRLQTVLELEVENGKGSHLPVFVEVQTPQACLMSSHLVITEIYTGVPAKATIKLFNQILLPAKYLWGKLIGSQAAFCSATVSPASGTLGPNEEKELCIEITANIMGELKDLVLSCSVEDMIEPLFLSISGEVKGLQVSYSIPCESGATSEERQMLQSPGDLLLDFGSEVVFKDIVKRQLILTNHTGISAPFKLEAEYFTSYSLTPEQGLCPSPNYLVKRRGPITRHAAKRAQSVFAAAVLSHGKGVAFHIQPSTGTLKAFQQLIIEITAYNNMWGEYHDDLVCKVGDLQPTLIPLQMTVKGCPIFLQMTGPQTEQPIIRFGTHVSGGYHVSRSVRLNNPTPFDIRMDWETYNQEKDDKKLIDLLVICGDPFPLKDIDESETASVGSNSESEIVLKLDQTPIPCEITSSASQTTDESSDADNKEEEIITEEPTIKKIFSVLIRPHEGVCADNPYSITPRQIVVPGGGSISVRICFTPQVLPESMSEVQCEGFMLGFMSLDDTFAQTVPNKVRRRHGYEAPPLRIALQAFIRHAVLKVDMEHDEGMVFYSMASDLIPAQPQLGVLTDSVMTQSLQLINCTKVPLYFRLLLSTPFSLSSTDPKKSTKTSHSNKEEKEQKPQLALYPQQNMLVKVSFRTTLELLMYQHLPASQLLPGFQVLQFENGDRKLKFDQNLVIEYSNRTTQLVPVTAYLTVPVLELSCDTLDFETCFVARSKTAHVFLCNRSGCRSYWTALLDEQERLNDPEVFSISPANGILEAREGDLPTKGMLEIRFTARSNIEYETTVIITGMLGEKPCKLWIRGRGTNDEKYEDLNTT; encoded by the exons ACAAACTTGATCAAGTCCCGCGGAGGAGATGATGTTTATCGTGAGACTTTTACGGAGGAGCTCCAGAAG CTTCTTGCTGAGTATAATTGCCGACTGACAGAAGCTGACATAGTAGAAGAGAACATCATTTATGCACAGGAGCGAGCAATAGCTGAAGAAGAAAGGGCCCTAAACGTGTTGAAGGCAGATGCTGGGGAAGATTTCCACAAAATAGGATTGCCACCAG TGGCATCCTCTTTCAGGTGGATTGTGGATAATGAACTTCTCAGAAAACATCATTTCACGTGCCCTGAAGATTATATCACTGATAAATTGCCTGTTACTAGAGCGCCAAAAG GAAAATCAGAACCTGGCTATGTCAAAgaaacatttagttttaaacaGCACATTGCTTCAAATTCAGAGGACCAGATGCCCACAGAGATTGCACACCTGCATAAAAAACCTGGTTGTCTGCCAGATGTATCTTTATCCACAGTAACGTTGCCTTCGACTCCAGAGCCTAACTACCAGACTAAAAGGAGAAGTAAG tctctttgtttttcaaagaaatctAATGCCTCACAGAAGCCAGCCTGGAAAGACAGTACTTACTGTGGAGCAGACAGAGAAAGCGAACGTGCTTGTATTGCCAGACTTGAGAAGAGACAAAATTACCTGAAGAACCCCCGCTTTTTCCCACTAAATGCTCTGCATGGAGGCAAATCTCTTGTCATTTCTCAGGAAAAGGTGGACGAAAACATagccagaagaaaagcagaggataagagaag tgatacCTCATTTGTTCCTGTGTTTCTTGCTAATCCacctattgttttgttttctgattatGAAGTTGGTCAGGTTTATGAG atgacaaTAGAGCTACAGAACATCACTTCAACATGTCACCATGTAAGACTTATCCCTCCCTCTACTTCTGCATTTGCCATTGGGCAAG gaaaatttCCAGGAAAGGGAGGAATCATTGCTCCTGGGATGACATGCCAGTATACAATCCAATTTATTCCTGAATATCTAGCAGATTATGAGGATTGTATATCAGTGGAGACCCAAGCATCAGAACCTCTTCTAATACCAATCCAAGCTAAAAGACCACCTCCAGTGCTAACAT TGCCTCACACTATAGACTGTGGTTCCTGCCTTGTTGGAGGAATAAAAGTAACACAGATTTTGTGCAGAAATGAGGGATTTAGCACTGGCAGGTTCTGTATAATGCCAAAGAAAGCCTGGCCATCTCCTAATTTCAGG GCTGTTGCAACTGTTGGTTTTGTGACACAAGATCCATTTGGGATCCGTCCTGCGTTTTTTGAGCTAACTCCAGGACAGAGTACAATGATAGAG GTagtgtttttcccttcttttccagaagTCTCCCAGCAAACATACACCATTGTTTGTGACAATTGCCAGGTCAATGATTTTACAGTCACAG GCATTGGACAGCTGGTAGCTCTGGAGCTTTTGTTTGTCACGGGTGGAGAAAGCAACCCTGAACTTGGTGAAATTACCGATGTGACAGCACAGCATCTCATACGATTTGACCCCCAAAACCCACACAGCTCCGTGGAGAAGAATTTGATTATAAGAAATTCTAC CCACGTAGAACTTCCTTTCTACTGGCAGATAATAAAGCCTAATCTGCAACCATTAATGCCAGAAGGAACTGCAGACTTTATGAAGCTCAAATATAACCGAGACACAGAGTCAGCCTTCTCCCTGAATCCTAAACAGGGAGTTTTGCTTCCCCATGCTGATCATGAATTTGTTCTCACTTACGCTCCACGGGAG CTGAAGAGTTATCACAGTGTGATTCAGATGGTACTGAGGGACATCCCGGAATCACATTG TTTAGTAAAAGAATCAGTGCTTCAAAACATCCCAGAATACAAAGCAGAGGATGTAATAACAATGGAAATAGAAGTTAAAGGTTCAACAGAACCATTTCAGCTTCTTCTGGAACCATATGCCATTATCATCCCTGGAGAAAGTTTTATTGGTGTAAATGTGAGAAAACCGTTtaag ATGTGGAATAACAGCAAATCGTCAATCAAGTATACATGGGAGAAAATCATTGCATGTGATATAGTGGAAGTTGAACCTTATACTGGATTCATAG ATATGACTGAATGCTGTGAATTTGAGCTGGCAATTACTGGAGGCAAACCTGGCTGTGTCAGCCATAACCTGCATTGTAAAATCGAACACTCTTCAGAGCCAGTGGTACTGCATGTTGAGGCTGCTTTTAAG GGTCCGCTTCTTTCTATCAATATTCCATCGCTCCAGTTAGGTTTGATTAAGTGGGGTGACAGCGTGTTAAGAACCTTTGAAATTCAAAATCTGTGTCAGCTGCCAGCACGGTGGAGAATGCAAGAAAGCCGGGCTTGTCTAGCTGAAAGGAATGAAGAG GTATCTCCCTTTACCATTCATCCATCTGCTGGAGAAATACCTCCTTTGGGTATATGCAGTGTCTCAGTTCAGTTCACTCCGTTGCTGTGTCAGCGTCTCCAGACAGTATTAGAACTAGAGGtcgaaaatggaaaaggaag TCATCTTCCTGTTTTTGTTGAAGTTCAGACCCCCCAAGCATGTCTGATGTCCAGTCATCTAGTAATCACTGAAATTTATACTGGAGTTCCTGCCAAAGCAACCATCAAACTTTTTAACCAGATACTGCTGCCAGCAAAATACTTATGGGGAAAG CTCATTGGAAGTCAGGCAGCTTTCTGCTCTGCCACTGTCTCCCCGGCCAGTGGCACCTTAGGcccaaatgaagaaaaagaattgtGCATAGAGATAACAGCCAACATCATG GGTGAGCTGAAAGACCTTGTCCTTTCCTGTAGCGTAGAAGACATGATTGAACCCCTCTTCCTGAGCATTTCTGGAGAAGTGAAAGGACTGCAGGTCAGCTACTCAATACCTTGTGAAAGTGGAGCAACCAG TGAGGAAAGACAAATGCTACAGAGCCCAGGTGATCTTCTTTTGGACTTTGGATCTGAGGTTGTATTCAAAGACATAGTAAAGCGTCAGCTAATTCTTACCAATCATACTGGAATCAGTGCTCCATTCAAACTAGAAGCTGAGTATTTTACCAGCTATTCACTTACTCCAGAACAAGGACTCTGCCC ctcCCCAAACTACCTGGTGAAAAGGAGAGGGCCCATCACAAGACATGCAGCCAAAAGAGCACAGTCAG TgtttgcagcagcagtgctgtctCACGGGAAGGGAGTAGCTTTCCATATACAACCTTCCACAGGAACTCTGAAAGCCTTCCAGCAGCTAATCATAGAAATAACAGCTTATAACAACATGTGGGGAGAGTACCATGATGATCTTGTCTGTAAG gTGGGAGACTTGCAACCTACATTAATTCCTTTACAAATGACTGTGAAAGGCTGTCCAATTTTCCTGCAGATGACAGGACCACAAACAGAGCAGCCCATAATCAG GTTTGGCACTCATGTCTCTGGAGGGTATCATGTCTCCCGGAGTGTCCGGCTCAACAATCCCACTCCCTTTG ACATTCGTATGGACTGGGAAACTTACAATCAAGAGAAAGATGATAAAAAGCTGATAGATCTGTTGGTGATCTGTGGAGACCCTTTTCCTCTTAAGGACATAGATGAAAGTGAGACTGCATCAGTTGGTAGCAATTCAGAGTCAGAAATTGTGTTAAAGTTGGATCAAACCCCCATCCCCTGTGAAATCACTTCTTCAGCTTCACAAACCACAGATGAG TCTTCAGATGCGGACAACAAAGAAGAGGAAATCATCACTGAAGAACCTACAATAAAGAAAATCTTCTCTGTACTTATACGACCTCACGAAGGGGTTTGCGCAGACAACCCCTACTCCATAACTCCGAGACAAATA GTGGTTCCAGGAGGTGGCAGCATCTCCGTGCGCATCTGCTTCACCCCGCAAGTCCTCCCGGAGAGCATGAGTGAAGTGCAATGCGAAGGGTTTATGCTGGGTTTCATGAGCCTCGACGACACG TTTGCGCAGACAGTGCCTAACAAAGTACGTCGTAGACATGGTTATGAAGCTCCACCATTACGAATAGCCTTGCAAGCTTTCATCAGGCATGCGGT GTTAAAAGTAGACATGGAGCATGACGAAGGAATGGTGTTTTACTCAATGGCAAGTGATCTCATACCCGCTCAGCCTCAATTAGGA GTTTTGACAGATTCTGTAATGACTCAGAGTTTGCAACTCATCAATTGCACCAAGGTTCCTCTCTACTTCAGGCTGCTTCTGTCTACGCCCTTCAGCCTGTCTAGCACAGATCCCAAAAAGAGCACCAAAACATCCCACAgcaacaaggaagaaaaagagcaaaaaccaCAGCTTGCACTTTATCCACAGCAAAACATGCTG GTGAAAGTGTCATTTCGCACAACTCTGGAGTTACTTATGTATCAACAtctgccagccagccagctgctTCCTGGATTCCAAGTGCTCCAGTTTGAGAATGGAGATAGGAAGCTGAAGTTTGATCAAAATCTGGTCATTGAATATAGTAACCGCACAACCCAG TTGGTCCCAGTGACTGCATACCTTACTGTTCCAGTACTGGAGCTTTCTTGCGACACACTTGATTTTGAGACCTGCTTTGTTGCACGAAGCAAGACTGCACATGTCTTCCTGTGTAACAGGAGTGGCTGTAGAAGTTACTGGACTGCTTTGCTAG ATGAGCAGGAAAGGCTTAATGACCCGGAAGTATTTTCCATCTCCCCTGCTAATGGCATTTTGGAGGCACGTGAAGGGGACCTACCCACCAAAGGCATGTTGGAGATCCGCTTTACTGCCAG GAGTAACATTGAATATGAAACTACTGTGATCATCACTGGAATGCTGGGAGAGAAGCCTTGCAAGCTATGGATCAGGGGACGAGGAACAAATGATGAAAAGTATGAAGATCTAAATACAACTTAA